Proteins from a genomic interval of Quercus robur chromosome 9, dhQueRobu3.1, whole genome shotgun sequence:
- the LOC126699349 gene encoding UMP-CMP kinase isoform X1 translates to MWRRVSSLTQFVSPTKSSSILNQPAYTLKIWESFTTQIPNLEKGGTSFKDRIPFITFVLGGPGSGKGTQCEKIVETFGFKHLSAGDLLRQEIASKSEYGSMILDTIKDGRIVPSEVTIKLIQKEMESSDNKKFLIDGFPRCEENRVAFEQIIGVEPNIVLFFDCPVEEMVKRVLSRNQGRVDDNMDTIKKRLKVFESLNLPVVNYYAEKGKLHKICALGTEDEIFEQVWPVFAACKQVIQ, encoded by the exons CCAGCATATACATTGAAGATTTGGGAATCATTCACCACACAGATACCCAACTTG GAAAAAGGTGGAACATCCTTCAAAGATAGAATCCCTTTCATAACTTTTGTCTTAG GTGGCCCTGGAAGTGGAAAAGGTACACAAtgtgaaaaaattgttgaaacttTTGGATTTAAGCATCTTAGTGCAGGAGATCTGTTAAGGCAGGAAATAGCTTCTAAGAGTGAATATGG gTCCATGATTCTTGATACAATTAAGGATGGAAGAATTGTTCCTTCAGAAGTGACGATCAAACTGATACAAAAGGAGATGGAGTCAAGtgacaataaaaaatttcttattgaTGGTTTCCCACGATGTGAGGAAAACCGCGTAGCATTTGAACAAATT ATTGGTGTAGAACCAAATATCGTACTTTTCTTTGACTGCCCTGTAGAAGAGATGGTGAAAAGAGTGCTAAGCCGTAATCAG GGCCGAGTTGATGATAATATGGATACAATCAAGAAACGTCTTAAAGTGTTTGAATCATTAAATCTTCCTGTTGTCAATTACTATGCGGAGAAAGGAAAACTTCATAAg ATCTGTGCATTAGGAACAGAAGATGAAATATTTGAACAAGTTTGGCCAGTTTTTGCTGCATGCAAG CAGGTGATTCAGTGA
- the LOC126699349 gene encoding UMP-CMP kinase isoform X2: MWRRVSSLTQFVSPTKSSSILNQPAYTLKIWESFTTQIPNLEKGGTSFKDRIPFITFVLGGPGSGKGTQCEKIVETFGFKHLSAGDLLRQEIASKSEYGSMILDTIKDGRIVPSEVTIKLIQKEMESSDNKKFLIDGFPRCEENRVAFEQIIGVEPNIVLFFDCPVEEMVKRVLSRNQGRVDDNMDTIKKRLKVFESLNLPVVNYYAEKGKLHKICALGTEDEIFEQVWPVFAACKVIQ, encoded by the exons CCAGCATATACATTGAAGATTTGGGAATCATTCACCACACAGATACCCAACTTG GAAAAAGGTGGAACATCCTTCAAAGATAGAATCCCTTTCATAACTTTTGTCTTAG GTGGCCCTGGAAGTGGAAAAGGTACACAAtgtgaaaaaattgttgaaacttTTGGATTTAAGCATCTTAGTGCAGGAGATCTGTTAAGGCAGGAAATAGCTTCTAAGAGTGAATATGG gTCCATGATTCTTGATACAATTAAGGATGGAAGAATTGTTCCTTCAGAAGTGACGATCAAACTGATACAAAAGGAGATGGAGTCAAGtgacaataaaaaatttcttattgaTGGTTTCCCACGATGTGAGGAAAACCGCGTAGCATTTGAACAAATT ATTGGTGTAGAACCAAATATCGTACTTTTCTTTGACTGCCCTGTAGAAGAGATGGTGAAAAGAGTGCTAAGCCGTAATCAG GGCCGAGTTGATGATAATATGGATACAATCAAGAAACGTCTTAAAGTGTTTGAATCATTAAATCTTCCTGTTGTCAATTACTATGCGGAGAAAGGAAAACTTCATAAg ATCTGTGCATTAGGAACAGAAGATGAAATATTTGAACAAGTTTGGCCAGTTTTTGCTGCATGCAAG GTGATTCAGTGA
- the LOC126699349 gene encoding UMP-CMP kinase isoform X4 gives MEKGGTSFKDRIPFITFVLGGPGSGKGTQCEKIVETFGFKHLSAGDLLRQEIASKSEYGSMILDTIKDGRIVPSEVTIKLIQKEMESSDNKKFLIDGFPRCEENRVAFEQIIGVEPNIVLFFDCPVEEMVKRVLSRNQGRVDDNMDTIKKRLKVFESLNLPVVNYYAEKGKLHKICALGTEDEIFEQVWPVFAACKQVIQ, from the exons ATG GAAAAAGGTGGAACATCCTTCAAAGATAGAATCCCTTTCATAACTTTTGTCTTAG GTGGCCCTGGAAGTGGAAAAGGTACACAAtgtgaaaaaattgttgaaacttTTGGATTTAAGCATCTTAGTGCAGGAGATCTGTTAAGGCAGGAAATAGCTTCTAAGAGTGAATATGG gTCCATGATTCTTGATACAATTAAGGATGGAAGAATTGTTCCTTCAGAAGTGACGATCAAACTGATACAAAAGGAGATGGAGTCAAGtgacaataaaaaatttcttattgaTGGTTTCCCACGATGTGAGGAAAACCGCGTAGCATTTGAACAAATT ATTGGTGTAGAACCAAATATCGTACTTTTCTTTGACTGCCCTGTAGAAGAGATGGTGAAAAGAGTGCTAAGCCGTAATCAG GGCCGAGTTGATGATAATATGGATACAATCAAGAAACGTCTTAAAGTGTTTGAATCATTAAATCTTCCTGTTGTCAATTACTATGCGGAGAAAGGAAAACTTCATAAg ATCTGTGCATTAGGAACAGAAGATGAAATATTTGAACAAGTTTGGCCAGTTTTTGCTGCATGCAAG CAGGTGATTCAGTGA
- the LOC126699349 gene encoding UMP-CMP kinase isoform X3 produces MWRRVSSLTQFVSPTKSSSILNQEKGGTSFKDRIPFITFVLGGPGSGKGTQCEKIVETFGFKHLSAGDLLRQEIASKSEYGSMILDTIKDGRIVPSEVTIKLIQKEMESSDNKKFLIDGFPRCEENRVAFEQIIGVEPNIVLFFDCPVEEMVKRVLSRNQGRVDDNMDTIKKRLKVFESLNLPVVNYYAEKGKLHKICALGTEDEIFEQVWPVFAACKQVIQ; encoded by the exons GAAAAAGGTGGAACATCCTTCAAAGATAGAATCCCTTTCATAACTTTTGTCTTAG GTGGCCCTGGAAGTGGAAAAGGTACACAAtgtgaaaaaattgttgaaacttTTGGATTTAAGCATCTTAGTGCAGGAGATCTGTTAAGGCAGGAAATAGCTTCTAAGAGTGAATATGG gTCCATGATTCTTGATACAATTAAGGATGGAAGAATTGTTCCTTCAGAAGTGACGATCAAACTGATACAAAAGGAGATGGAGTCAAGtgacaataaaaaatttcttattgaTGGTTTCCCACGATGTGAGGAAAACCGCGTAGCATTTGAACAAATT ATTGGTGTAGAACCAAATATCGTACTTTTCTTTGACTGCCCTGTAGAAGAGATGGTGAAAAGAGTGCTAAGCCGTAATCAG GGCCGAGTTGATGATAATATGGATACAATCAAGAAACGTCTTAAAGTGTTTGAATCATTAAATCTTCCTGTTGTCAATTACTATGCGGAGAAAGGAAAACTTCATAAg ATCTGTGCATTAGGAACAGAAGATGAAATATTTGAACAAGTTTGGCCAGTTTTTGCTGCATGCAAG CAGGTGATTCAGTGA